The following are encoded in a window of Anopheles gambiae chromosome X, idAnoGambNW_F1_1, whole genome shotgun sequence genomic DNA:
- the LOC11175524 gene encoding tau-tubulin kinase 1 isoform X2 yields the protein MDDLLQAGHVVKERWKVLKKIGGGGFGEIYEGQDLITREQVALKVESARQPKQVLKMEVAVLKKLQGKEHICRFIGCGRNDRFNYVVMQLQGKNLAELRRSQARGAFSLSTTLRIGLQILKSIESIHSVGFLHRDIKPSNFAIGRLPLTSRRIYMLDFGLARQYTTGTGEVRCPRAAAGFRGTVRYASLNAHKNREMGRQDDLWSLFYMLVEFVTGQLPWRKIKDKEQVGMLKEKYDHRLLLKHLPSDFKYFLEHIQSLNYADKPDYAMLISLFERCMKRRGVKETDPFDWENNADYNAGEAKAINAAVPKSELIKKHKDIEMTEEKRKPIMDSAKVLHTEPIESMKPQNVLNAGGGGGAAGAAATAAAKAALNHADQHEPNEAKIQQETKTDGPAIEMVVVKNEIPLVRAHTEVMTKPAKHGSNRLRILTAPPVNIKDFSSSLDKQQSQSPSQQHQQQQQQQQSLHHQSSHHMSQQSHHHHHHHHPLHASNDGNNLSMELKSKLLKTEADDLSYAPSDGMILRDLTQQHCQSVGQPKQHHDGHQQQSSGGGGGGGSLQRQSLTLGGKSLRSYGSTTTSNKYGGGGGGRNDDKSCRDYSITQHAIIDDDNASQHQTPKYQGALTLASQWKSQFDDSDDSTDGLWKGEQHSENASKKNYTNLNKSSMAAGQPKEHHQPVSPPQPPPLPPPPQTNGQLSGAGSVPTRNGHAEQPHGGTENGTASLPSQGPAPPPPLPPLPQCEGAAVPLPDYAGSGCDRQQLLAAALAAEPDCGPLVDAASLLPCVAVPAEDGSNNQQRPGVEELDGAAEPADAGAPQGAVANEEKEEEEEEEEEEEEAEEQEEEEEDGEQQQGEEEEAEPRGGKVDGGGAGGGPMIVSVGSLVGGFEAVAAAAAAAAVTATPVTAGGNAELSSNLKS from the exons ATGGATGATCTGCTACAGGCCGGCCACGTGGTCAAGGAAAGATGGAAg GTGCTGAAGAAGATTGGCGGCGGTGGGTTCGGCGAAATCTACGAGGGGCAGGATTTGATCACGCGCGAGCAGGTCGCGCTGAAGGTCGAGTCGGCCCGGCAACCGAAGCAGGTACTCAAGATGGAGGTGGCCGTCCTGAAGAAGCTGCAAG GCAAGGAGCACATCTGCCGGTTCATCGGCTGCGGGCGCAACGATCGATTCAATTACGTTGTGATGCAGCTGCAGGGGAAGAATTTGGCCGAGCTGCGGCGGTCGCAGGCACGCGGTGCCTTCTCACTCAGCACAACGCTGCGCATCGGCCTCCAAATACTGAAATCGATCGAATCCATCCATTCGGTCGGCTTCCTTCACCGTGATATCAAACCA AGTAACTTTGCCATAGGAAGACTACCGCTCACTAGTCGTAGAATCTACATGCTGGACTTCGGCTTAGCTAGGCAGTACACTACCGGTACGGGTGAGGTACGATGTCCCCGAGCTGCGGCAGGATTCCGCGGAACCGTAAG gtACGCTTCGTTAAACGCGCACAAAAATCGTGAAATGGGCCGCCAGGACGATCTGTGGTCGTTGTTCTATATGCTTGTTGAGTTTGTTACCGGCCAGCTTCCATGGCGTAAAATTAAGGATAAAGAGCAA GTTGGAAtgttgaaagaaaaatatgaTCATCGTTTGCTACTCAAGCACTTGCCTTCGGATTTCAAATACTTCTTAGAGCATATTCAATCCCTTAACTACGCCGACAAGCCGGATTATGCA ATGCTGATCTCTCTGTTTGAACGATGCATGAAGCGCCGGGGCGTGAAGGAAACGGACCCGTTCGACTGGGAAAACAACGCCGACTACAACGCCGGCGAAGCCAAAGCTATCAACGCAGCCGTACCAAAGAGTGAACTAATCAAAAAACATAAGGATATCGAAATGACCGAG gAGAAACGCAAACCAATCATGGACTCGGCAAAAGTGCTACACACGGAACCGATCGAATCGATGAAGCCGCAGAACGTGCTGAACgcgggcggcggtggtggggcGGCCGGGGCCGCGGCAACCGCTGCCGCCAAGGCGGCCCTCAACCACGCGGACCAACACGAGCCGAACGAGGCAAAGATACAGCAGGAGACGAAAACGGACGGTCCGGCGATCGAGATGGTGGTCGTGAAG AACGAGATACCGCTGGTGCGGGCGCACACGGAGGTGATGACGAAGCCGGCCAAGCACGGCAGCAACCGGCTGCGAATACTGACCGCGCCGCCGGTCAACATCAAGGATTTCTCCTCCTCGCTCGACAAGCAGCAGTCGCAGTCGCCatcgcagcagcaccagcagcagcagcagcagcagcagtcgctgCACCACCAGTCGTCGCACCACATGTCGCAGCAgtcgcaccaccaccatcaccatcaccatccgcTGCACGCGTCCAACGACGGCAACAACCTGTCGATGGAGCTGAAGTCGAAGCTGCTGAAGACGGAGGCGGACGACCTGTCGTACGCGCCGTCGGACGGCATGATACTGCGCGATCTCACCCAGCAGCACTGCCAGTCGGTCGGGCAGCCGAAGCAGCACCACGAcgggcaccagcagcagtcgtccggcggcggtggcggcggggGCAGCCTGCAGCGCCAAAGCCTCACGCTCGGTGGCAAAAGCCTGCGCTCGTacggcagcaccaccaccagcaacaagtacggcggcggcggcggcgggcgGAACGATGACAAGAGCTGCCGGGACTACTCGATCACGCAGCACGCGATCATCGACGACGACAACGCGAGCCAGCACCAGACGCCCAAATACCAGGGGGCGCTCACGCTCGCCTCGCAGTGGAAAAGCCAGTTCGACGACTCGGACGACTCGACCGACGGGCTCTGGAAGGGCGAACAACATTCCGAAAATGCATCGAAGAAAAACTACACTAACCTCAACAAGAGCAGCATGGCCGCCGGCCAGCCGAAGGAGCACCACCAGCCGGTGTCGCCGCCccagccgccgccgctgcctccGCCCCCCCAGACGAACGGGCAGCTAAGCGGGGCCGGCTCCGTCCCGACGCGGAACGGGCACGCCGAGCAGCCGCACGGCGGGACCGAGAATGGGACGGCCTCGCTGCCATCCCAGGGGCcggcgccgccgccgccgctaccACCGCTGCCCCAGTGCGAGGGTGCGGCCGTACCGCTGCCGGACTACGCCGGCAGTGGCTGCGacaggcagcagctgctggcggCCGCCCTGGCCGCCGAACCCGACTGTGGGCCGCTGGTGGACGCGGCCAGCTTGCTGCCGTGCGTGGCAGTACCGGCGGAGGACGGCAGCAATAATCAGCAGCGGCCGGGGGTAGAGGAGCTGGATGGGGCCGCCGAACCCGCCGATGCTGGTGCACCGCAGGGTGCAGTGGCAaacgaggagaaggaggaggaggaggaggaggaagaagaagaggaagaagcggaagagcaggaggaggaggaggaggacggggagcagcagcagggcgaagaggaagaagcggaGCCAAGGGGGGGAAAGGTGGATGGCGGCGGCGCCGGAGGGGGACCGATGATCGTCAGCGTCGGCAGCCTGGTCGGAGGCTTCgaggcggtggcggcggcagcggctgcCGCCGCCGTTACCGCGACACCCGTTACCGCCGGCGGCAACGCGGAACTATCTAGTAATCTTAAATcttaa
- the LOC11175524 gene encoding tau-tubulin kinase 1 isoform X1 produces the protein MDDLLQAGHVVKERWKVLKKIGGGGFGEIYEGQDLITREQVALKVESARQPKQVLKMEVAVLKKLQGKEHICRFIGCGRNDRFNYVVMQLQGKNLAELRRSQARGAFSLSTTLRIGLQILKSIESIHSVGFLHRDIKPSNFAIGRLPLTSRRIYMLDFGLARQYTTGTGEVRCPRAAAGFRGTVRYASLNAHKNREMGRQDDLWSLFYMLVEFVTGQLPWRKIKDKEQVGMLKEKYDHRLLLKHLPSDFKYFLEHIQSLNYADKPDYAMLISLFERCMKRRGVKETDPFDWENNADYNAGEAKAINAAVPKSELIKKHKDIEMTEEKRKPIMDSAKVLHTEPIESMKPQNVLNAGGGGGAAGAAATAAAKAALNHADQHEPNEAKIQQETKTDGPAIEMVVVKGLISFPIHQNEIPLVRAHTEVMTKPAKHGSNRLRILTAPPVNIKDFSSSLDKQQSQSPSQQHQQQQQQQQSLHHQSSHHMSQQSHHHHHHHHPLHASNDGNNLSMELKSKLLKTEADDLSYAPSDGMILRDLTQQHCQSVGQPKQHHDGHQQQSSGGGGGGGSLQRQSLTLGGKSLRSYGSTTTSNKYGGGGGGRNDDKSCRDYSITQHAIIDDDNASQHQTPKYQGALTLASQWKSQFDDSDDSTDGLWKGEQHSENASKKNYTNLNKSSMAAGQPKEHHQPVSPPQPPPLPPPPQTNGQLSGAGSVPTRNGHAEQPHGGTENGTASLPSQGPAPPPPLPPLPQCEGAAVPLPDYAGSGCDRQQLLAAALAAEPDCGPLVDAASLLPCVAVPAEDGSNNQQRPGVEELDGAAEPADAGAPQGAVANEEKEEEEEEEEEEEEAEEQEEEEEDGEQQQGEEEEAEPRGGKVDGGGAGGGPMIVSVGSLVGGFEAVAAAAAAAAVTATPVTAGGNAELSSNLKS, from the exons ATGGATGATCTGCTACAGGCCGGCCACGTGGTCAAGGAAAGATGGAAg GTGCTGAAGAAGATTGGCGGCGGTGGGTTCGGCGAAATCTACGAGGGGCAGGATTTGATCACGCGCGAGCAGGTCGCGCTGAAGGTCGAGTCGGCCCGGCAACCGAAGCAGGTACTCAAGATGGAGGTGGCCGTCCTGAAGAAGCTGCAAG GCAAGGAGCACATCTGCCGGTTCATCGGCTGCGGGCGCAACGATCGATTCAATTACGTTGTGATGCAGCTGCAGGGGAAGAATTTGGCCGAGCTGCGGCGGTCGCAGGCACGCGGTGCCTTCTCACTCAGCACAACGCTGCGCATCGGCCTCCAAATACTGAAATCGATCGAATCCATCCATTCGGTCGGCTTCCTTCACCGTGATATCAAACCA AGTAACTTTGCCATAGGAAGACTACCGCTCACTAGTCGTAGAATCTACATGCTGGACTTCGGCTTAGCTAGGCAGTACACTACCGGTACGGGTGAGGTACGATGTCCCCGAGCTGCGGCAGGATTCCGCGGAACCGTAAG gtACGCTTCGTTAAACGCGCACAAAAATCGTGAAATGGGCCGCCAGGACGATCTGTGGTCGTTGTTCTATATGCTTGTTGAGTTTGTTACCGGCCAGCTTCCATGGCGTAAAATTAAGGATAAAGAGCAA GTTGGAAtgttgaaagaaaaatatgaTCATCGTTTGCTACTCAAGCACTTGCCTTCGGATTTCAAATACTTCTTAGAGCATATTCAATCCCTTAACTACGCCGACAAGCCGGATTATGCA ATGCTGATCTCTCTGTTTGAACGATGCATGAAGCGCCGGGGCGTGAAGGAAACGGACCCGTTCGACTGGGAAAACAACGCCGACTACAACGCCGGCGAAGCCAAAGCTATCAACGCAGCCGTACCAAAGAGTGAACTAATCAAAAAACATAAGGATATCGAAATGACCGAG gAGAAACGCAAACCAATCATGGACTCGGCAAAAGTGCTACACACGGAACCGATCGAATCGATGAAGCCGCAGAACGTGCTGAACgcgggcggcggtggtggggcGGCCGGGGCCGCGGCAACCGCTGCCGCCAAGGCGGCCCTCAACCACGCGGACCAACACGAGCCGAACGAGGCAAAGATACAGCAGGAGACGAAAACGGACGGTCCGGCGATCGAGATGGTGGTCGTGAAG GGTCTAATAAGTTTTCCTATTCACCAGAACGAGATACCGCTGGTGCGGGCGCACACGGAGGTGATGACGAAGCCGGCCAAGCACGGCAGCAACCGGCTGCGAATACTGACCGCGCCGCCGGTCAACATCAAGGATTTCTCCTCCTCGCTCGACAAGCAGCAGTCGCAGTCGCCatcgcagcagcaccagcagcagcagcagcagcagcagtcgctgCACCACCAGTCGTCGCACCACATGTCGCAGCAgtcgcaccaccaccatcaccatcaccatccgcTGCACGCGTCCAACGACGGCAACAACCTGTCGATGGAGCTGAAGTCGAAGCTGCTGAAGACGGAGGCGGACGACCTGTCGTACGCGCCGTCGGACGGCATGATACTGCGCGATCTCACCCAGCAGCACTGCCAGTCGGTCGGGCAGCCGAAGCAGCACCACGAcgggcaccagcagcagtcgtccggcggcggtggcggcggggGCAGCCTGCAGCGCCAAAGCCTCACGCTCGGTGGCAAAAGCCTGCGCTCGTacggcagcaccaccaccagcaacaagtacggcggcggcggcggcgggcgGAACGATGACAAGAGCTGCCGGGACTACTCGATCACGCAGCACGCGATCATCGACGACGACAACGCGAGCCAGCACCAGACGCCCAAATACCAGGGGGCGCTCACGCTCGCCTCGCAGTGGAAAAGCCAGTTCGACGACTCGGACGACTCGACCGACGGGCTCTGGAAGGGCGAACAACATTCCGAAAATGCATCGAAGAAAAACTACACTAACCTCAACAAGAGCAGCATGGCCGCCGGCCAGCCGAAGGAGCACCACCAGCCGGTGTCGCCGCCccagccgccgccgctgcctccGCCCCCCCAGACGAACGGGCAGCTAAGCGGGGCCGGCTCCGTCCCGACGCGGAACGGGCACGCCGAGCAGCCGCACGGCGGGACCGAGAATGGGACGGCCTCGCTGCCATCCCAGGGGCcggcgccgccgccgccgctaccACCGCTGCCCCAGTGCGAGGGTGCGGCCGTACCGCTGCCGGACTACGCCGGCAGTGGCTGCGacaggcagcagctgctggcggCCGCCCTGGCCGCCGAACCCGACTGTGGGCCGCTGGTGGACGCGGCCAGCTTGCTGCCGTGCGTGGCAGTACCGGCGGAGGACGGCAGCAATAATCAGCAGCGGCCGGGGGTAGAGGAGCTGGATGGGGCCGCCGAACCCGCCGATGCTGGTGCACCGCAGGGTGCAGTGGCAaacgaggagaaggaggaggaggaggaggaggaagaagaagaggaagaagcggaagagcaggaggaggaggaggaggacggggagcagcagcagggcgaagaggaagaagcggaGCCAAGGGGGGGAAAGGTGGATGGCGGCGGCGCCGGAGGGGGACCGATGATCGTCAGCGTCGGCAGCCTGGTCGGAGGCTTCgaggcggtggcggcggcagcggctgcCGCCGCCGTTACCGCGACACCCGTTACCGCCGGCGGCAACGCGGAACTATCTAGTAATCTTAAATcttaa
- the LOC11175524 gene encoding tau-tubulin kinase 1 isoform X3, with protein sequence MLDFGLARQYTTGTGEVRCPRAAAGFRGTVRYASLNAHKNREMGRQDDLWSLFYMLVEFVTGQLPWRKIKDKEQVGMLKEKYDHRLLLKHLPSDFKYFLEHIQSLNYADKPDYAMLISLFERCMKRRGVKETDPFDWENNADYNAGEAKAINAAVPKSELIKKHKDIEMTEEKRKPIMDSAKVLHTEPIESMKPQNVLNAGGGGGAAGAAATAAAKAALNHADQHEPNEAKIQQETKTDGPAIEMVVVKGLISFPIHQNEIPLVRAHTEVMTKPAKHGSNRLRILTAPPVNIKDFSSSLDKQQSQSPSQQHQQQQQQQQSLHHQSSHHMSQQSHHHHHHHHPLHASNDGNNLSMELKSKLLKTEADDLSYAPSDGMILRDLTQQHCQSVGQPKQHHDGHQQQSSGGGGGGGSLQRQSLTLGGKSLRSYGSTTTSNKYGGGGGGRNDDKSCRDYSITQHAIIDDDNASQHQTPKYQGALTLASQWKSQFDDSDDSTDGLWKGEQHSENASKKNYTNLNKSSMAAGQPKEHHQPVSPPQPPPLPPPPQTNGQLSGAGSVPTRNGHAEQPHGGTENGTASLPSQGPAPPPPLPPLPQCEGAAVPLPDYAGSGCDRQQLLAAALAAEPDCGPLVDAASLLPCVAVPAEDGSNNQQRPGVEELDGAAEPADAGAPQGAVANEEKEEEEEEEEEEEEAEEQEEEEEDGEQQQGEEEEAEPRGGKVDGGGAGGGPMIVSVGSLVGGFEAVAAAAAAAAVTATPVTAGGNAELSSNLKS encoded by the exons ATGCTGGACTTCGGCTTAGCTAGGCAGTACACTACCGGTACGGGTGAGGTACGATGTCCCCGAGCTGCGGCAGGATTCCGCGGAACCGTAAG gtACGCTTCGTTAAACGCGCACAAAAATCGTGAAATGGGCCGCCAGGACGATCTGTGGTCGTTGTTCTATATGCTTGTTGAGTTTGTTACCGGCCAGCTTCCATGGCGTAAAATTAAGGATAAAGAGCAA GTTGGAAtgttgaaagaaaaatatgaTCATCGTTTGCTACTCAAGCACTTGCCTTCGGATTTCAAATACTTCTTAGAGCATATTCAATCCCTTAACTACGCCGACAAGCCGGATTATGCA ATGCTGATCTCTCTGTTTGAACGATGCATGAAGCGCCGGGGCGTGAAGGAAACGGACCCGTTCGACTGGGAAAACAACGCCGACTACAACGCCGGCGAAGCCAAAGCTATCAACGCAGCCGTACCAAAGAGTGAACTAATCAAAAAACATAAGGATATCGAAATGACCGAG gAGAAACGCAAACCAATCATGGACTCGGCAAAAGTGCTACACACGGAACCGATCGAATCGATGAAGCCGCAGAACGTGCTGAACgcgggcggcggtggtggggcGGCCGGGGCCGCGGCAACCGCTGCCGCCAAGGCGGCCCTCAACCACGCGGACCAACACGAGCCGAACGAGGCAAAGATACAGCAGGAGACGAAAACGGACGGTCCGGCGATCGAGATGGTGGTCGTGAAG GGTCTAATAAGTTTTCCTATTCACCAGAACGAGATACCGCTGGTGCGGGCGCACACGGAGGTGATGACGAAGCCGGCCAAGCACGGCAGCAACCGGCTGCGAATACTGACCGCGCCGCCGGTCAACATCAAGGATTTCTCCTCCTCGCTCGACAAGCAGCAGTCGCAGTCGCCatcgcagcagcaccagcagcagcagcagcagcagcagtcgctgCACCACCAGTCGTCGCACCACATGTCGCAGCAgtcgcaccaccaccatcaccatcaccatccgcTGCACGCGTCCAACGACGGCAACAACCTGTCGATGGAGCTGAAGTCGAAGCTGCTGAAGACGGAGGCGGACGACCTGTCGTACGCGCCGTCGGACGGCATGATACTGCGCGATCTCACCCAGCAGCACTGCCAGTCGGTCGGGCAGCCGAAGCAGCACCACGAcgggcaccagcagcagtcgtccggcggcggtggcggcggggGCAGCCTGCAGCGCCAAAGCCTCACGCTCGGTGGCAAAAGCCTGCGCTCGTacggcagcaccaccaccagcaacaagtacggcggcggcggcggcgggcgGAACGATGACAAGAGCTGCCGGGACTACTCGATCACGCAGCACGCGATCATCGACGACGACAACGCGAGCCAGCACCAGACGCCCAAATACCAGGGGGCGCTCACGCTCGCCTCGCAGTGGAAAAGCCAGTTCGACGACTCGGACGACTCGACCGACGGGCTCTGGAAGGGCGAACAACATTCCGAAAATGCATCGAAGAAAAACTACACTAACCTCAACAAGAGCAGCATGGCCGCCGGCCAGCCGAAGGAGCACCACCAGCCGGTGTCGCCGCCccagccgccgccgctgcctccGCCCCCCCAGACGAACGGGCAGCTAAGCGGGGCCGGCTCCGTCCCGACGCGGAACGGGCACGCCGAGCAGCCGCACGGCGGGACCGAGAATGGGACGGCCTCGCTGCCATCCCAGGGGCcggcgccgccgccgccgctaccACCGCTGCCCCAGTGCGAGGGTGCGGCCGTACCGCTGCCGGACTACGCCGGCAGTGGCTGCGacaggcagcagctgctggcggCCGCCCTGGCCGCCGAACCCGACTGTGGGCCGCTGGTGGACGCGGCCAGCTTGCTGCCGTGCGTGGCAGTACCGGCGGAGGACGGCAGCAATAATCAGCAGCGGCCGGGGGTAGAGGAGCTGGATGGGGCCGCCGAACCCGCCGATGCTGGTGCACCGCAGGGTGCAGTGGCAaacgaggagaaggaggaggaggaggaggaggaagaagaagaggaagaagcggaagagcaggaggaggaggaggaggacggggagcagcagcagggcgaagaggaagaagcggaGCCAAGGGGGGGAAAGGTGGATGGCGGCGGCGCCGGAGGGGGACCGATGATCGTCAGCGTCGGCAGCCTGGTCGGAGGCTTCgaggcggtggcggcggcagcggctgcCGCCGCCGTTACCGCGACACCCGTTACCGCCGGCGGCAACGCGGAACTATCTAGTAATCTTAAATcttaa